From the genome of Macadamia integrifolia cultivar HAES 741 unplaced genomic scaffold, SCU_Mint_v3 scaffold848, whole genome shotgun sequence, one region includes:
- the LOC122070189 gene encoding probable LRR receptor-like serine/threonine-protein kinase At3g47570 isoform X2: protein MSLAHSQSRGGSNGTDRLALLAIKAYITNDPFHVVSSWNDSVPYCEWPGVICGGRRHPNRVRTLDLHSSGLEGSVAPEIGNLSFLRKISLQNNSFHGEIPHEVSFLSKLRFLLLGNNSFEGKIPPNISRCSNLIQLTLGSNNFMGKIPVELGTLSKLQFFAFHKNRLTGQIPPSFGNLSSLKTFSAGYNDFNGSIPDFLGQMTRLMFLGLSENKFSGSIPSTIYNLSSLGAFDVSFNQLQGGLSPKLGFSFPNLWRLSIFKNHFHGPIPISMSNLSRLQIFLASDNSFTGKVDIDFGGLSDLLQFSLVGNQLGNGEVDDLNFINTLTNCSSLTNLEIGDNWFGGVLPNSIANLSTQLTELSFEMNQISGDIPVGIGNLVSLQYLGLFSNLLKGSIPTSIGRLQMLQILYLDHNRLTGPIPSSLGNLTLLIELYLSSNRLEGRIPSSLKKSKNLLRLSLSDNIFNGIIPKAMFDISSLVELYLGGNSFIGSLPLDVGRLINLEILNISENMLSGEIPGTFAACTNLEYLLMGSNLFQGSIPLSLSTLRGLQDLDLSHNNLSGFIPKYLSTFKVLRKLNLSFNHLEGEVSTDGVFGNLSAVSIIGNNKLCGGIPKLHLPACQTQKSKDGRPHVFKLIVIICGCGGSLCLTSMALFFIIYRRRNRRKEPTLFLIEDPHFKISYAQLLKATDGFSSTNLIGVGSFGSVYKGVLNHGETIVAVKVLNIRQRGASKSFMVECQSLRNIRHRNLVKILTSCSSIDFEGNDFKALVYEYMPGGNLESWLYTHSNGIQDEQRHLNLIQRLNIAIDMATALDYLHHHCHTQIIHCDLKPSNILLDGDLTAHLGDFGISKILSKATSISQNHTSSIGIKGSIGYIAPEYGAGADVSTHGDVYSFGILLLEMFTGKRPTHEMFKDSFTLHSWADMALHDGVMAIIDPSLLPMEEDEEEVATTATNIIGSQICMKDIVQECLNSVIRIGVGCSSESPGDRMDINDVFKELHLIRDIYLGVGIYRRR, encoded by the exons ATGAGCTTGGCACATTCACAATCAAGAGGAGGATCAAATGGAACAGATCGGCTAGCCTTATTGGCAATCAAGGCTTACATAACCAATGATCCCTTTCATGTTGTGAGCTCCTGGAATGACTCTGTCCCCTATTGCGAGTGGCCAGGCGTTATATGTGGTGGTCGCCGACATCCAAACAGGGTGAGAACCTTGGATTTACATTCCAGTGGATTGGAGGGGTCTGTGGCTCCAGAAATTGGAAACCTCAGTTTTCTTCGAAAGATTTCCCTCCAAAACAACAGCTTTCATGGTGAAATCCCTCATGAAGTAAGCTTTCTATCCAAGCTTCGTTTTTTATTACTGGGCAACAATTCCTTTGAAGGGAAAATCCCACCTAACATATCACGTTGCTCCAACCTTATACAACTCACTTTAGGTTCCAACAATTTTATGGGGAAAATTCCTGTAGAACTTGGAACCTTGTCTAAGCTTCAATTCTTTGCTTTTCATAAGAACAGATTGACAGGACAGATCCCACCTTCCTTTGGGAATCTTTCATCTCTCAAAACTTTTTCTGCAGGATACAATGATTTTAATGGAAGTATTCCAGATTTTCTTGGCCAAATGACAAGATTAATGTTTCTTGGGCTTAGTGAGAACAAGTTTTCTGGTTCTATCCCTTCCACTATTTATAATCTTTCCTCACTTGGTGCTTTTGATGTCTCATTCAATCAACTTCAGGGGGGTTTATCACCAAAATTAGGATTCAGTTTTCCTAATCTATGGCGGCTTTCGatttttaaaaatcattttcatgGACCAATTCCAATTTCTATGTCCAATTTGTCGAGACTCCAAATATTTCTTGCTTCAGACAATAGTTTTACTGGGAAAGTGGATATTGATTTTGGAGGGCTATCAGATCTCCTTCAGTTTTCATTGGTTGGGAATCAGTTGGGAAATGGAGAGGTTGATGACTTGAATTTTATCAACACATTGACCAACTGTAGTAGTTTAACAAATTTGGAGATTGGTGATAATTGGTTTGGTGGAGTGCTCCCCAATTCCATAGCAAACTTATCAACCCAACTCACAGAGCTCTCATTTGAAATGAATCAAATATCTGGAGACATCCCAGTGGGGATAGGGAACCTTGTAAGTTTACAATACTTGGGTCTATTTAGTAACTTACTAAAAGGAAGTATTCCAACTTCAATTGGGAGACTTCAAATGCTTCAGATACTCTATTTAGATCATAACAGATTGACAGGGCCAAtcccttcttctcttggaaACTTGACACTATTGATTGAGCTCTATCTAAGTTCTAATCGCTTGGAAGGAAGAATACCTTCAAGtcttaaaaaatccaaaaatctgTTACGCTTGAGTCTTTctgataatattttcaatggTATCATCCCCAAAGCGATGTTTGATATTTCCTCATTAGTAGAGCTATACTTGGGTGGAAATTCTTTCATTGGTTCTCTACCTTTGGACGTGGGTCGACTGATCAATCTTGAAATCCTAAATATTTCTGAAAACATGCTCTCAGGGGAAATCCCTGGCACCTTTGCTGCTTGTACAAACCTAGAGTACCTTTTGATGGGGAGTAACTTATTTCAAGGATCTATACCATTGTCTCTGAGTACTCTAAGAGGTCTTCAAGATTTAGATCTTTCACACAATAACCTCTCTGGTTTTATCCCAAAATATTTGAGTACATTTAAGGTCTTAAGAAAGCTAAATTTATCATTTAATCATTTGGAAGGTGAAGTATCAACAGATGGAGTCTTTGGAAATTTAAGTGCAGTTTCAATCATTGGAAACAACAAACTTTGTGGAGGTATACCAAAACTTCATTTGCCAGCATGCCAAACTCAAAAGTCAAAAGATGGCAGGCCTCATGTTTTCAAGTTGATAGTCATTATATGTGGTTGTGGGGGCTCTCTATGTTTGACTTCTATGGcactttttttcattatctacCGGAGAAGAAATAGACGGAAAGAACCCACTTTATTTTTGATTGAGGATCCTCATTTTAAGATCTCTTATGCCCAACTCCTTAAAGCTACTGATGGATTTTCTTCTACAAATTTGATTGGAGTGGGGAGTTTTGGTTCTGTCTATAAAGGAGTTCTCAATCATGGGGAAACTATTGTTGCGGTAAAGGTCCTTAACATTAGACAAAGAGGTGCTTCCAAAAGTTTCATGGTTGAATGTCAATCCCTTAGAAACATTCGGCATCGTAATCTTGTAAAAATCTTAACATCTTGCTCAAGTATAGATTTTGAAGGCAATGATTTTAAGGCTTTAGTATATGAGTACATGCCTGGTGGAAATTTGGAGAGTTGGTTATATACACATTCAAATGGCATACAAGATGAACAAAGGCATTTAAACCTTATTCAAAGATTGAATATTGCCATTGATATGGCAACAGCATTGGATTATCTTCACCATCATTGTCATACGCAAATTATTCACTGTGATCTAAAGCCAAGCAATATTCTTCTCGATGGTGACTTGACTGCACATTTGGGTGATTTTGGGATATCAAAAATTCTTTCAAAAGCCACAAGTATATCTCAAAATCATACTAGCTCAATTGGAATAAAGGGATCTATTGGATACATTGCACCAG AGTATGGTGCAGGTGCTGATGTTTCAACGCATGGTGATGTCTATAGTTTTGGGATTCTCTTATTAGAGATGTTTACTGGGAAGCGGCCTACTCATGAAATGTTCAAAGATAGCTTTACTCTTCATAGCTGGGCTGATATGGCTTTGCATGATGGAGTGATGGCTATCATCGATCCATCACTTCTCCCtatggaagaagatgaagaagaagtagCAACAACTGCAACAAACATAATTGGAAGTCAAATATGCATGAAGGATATAGTGCAAGAGTGCCTTAATTCAGTTATTAGAATTGGAGTTGGCTGCTCATCTGAATCACCGGGGGATCGAATGGACATAAATGATGTGTTCAAAGAGCTACATCTGATCAGGGATATTTATCTTGGAGTTGGTATTTACCGAAGAAGATGA
- the LOC122070189 gene encoding probable LRR receptor-like serine/threonine-protein kinase At3g47570 isoform X1: protein MMAFNSVLLLLFLRCSSCMSLAHSQSRGGSNGTDRLALLAIKAYITNDPFHVVSSWNDSVPYCEWPGVICGGRRHPNRVRTLDLHSSGLEGSVAPEIGNLSFLRKISLQNNSFHGEIPHEVSFLSKLRFLLLGNNSFEGKIPPNISRCSNLIQLTLGSNNFMGKIPVELGTLSKLQFFAFHKNRLTGQIPPSFGNLSSLKTFSAGYNDFNGSIPDFLGQMTRLMFLGLSENKFSGSIPSTIYNLSSLGAFDVSFNQLQGGLSPKLGFSFPNLWRLSIFKNHFHGPIPISMSNLSRLQIFLASDNSFTGKVDIDFGGLSDLLQFSLVGNQLGNGEVDDLNFINTLTNCSSLTNLEIGDNWFGGVLPNSIANLSTQLTELSFEMNQISGDIPVGIGNLVSLQYLGLFSNLLKGSIPTSIGRLQMLQILYLDHNRLTGPIPSSLGNLTLLIELYLSSNRLEGRIPSSLKKSKNLLRLSLSDNIFNGIIPKAMFDISSLVELYLGGNSFIGSLPLDVGRLINLEILNISENMLSGEIPGTFAACTNLEYLLMGSNLFQGSIPLSLSTLRGLQDLDLSHNNLSGFIPKYLSTFKVLRKLNLSFNHLEGEVSTDGVFGNLSAVSIIGNNKLCGGIPKLHLPACQTQKSKDGRPHVFKLIVIICGCGGSLCLTSMALFFIIYRRRNRRKEPTLFLIEDPHFKISYAQLLKATDGFSSTNLIGVGSFGSVYKGVLNHGETIVAVKVLNIRQRGASKSFMVECQSLRNIRHRNLVKILTSCSSIDFEGNDFKALVYEYMPGGNLESWLYTHSNGIQDEQRHLNLIQRLNIAIDMATALDYLHHHCHTQIIHCDLKPSNILLDGDLTAHLGDFGISKILSKATSISQNHTSSIGIKGSIGYIAPEYGAGADVSTHGDVYSFGILLLEMFTGKRPTHEMFKDSFTLHSWADMALHDGVMAIIDPSLLPMEEDEEEVATTATNIIGSQICMKDIVQECLNSVIRIGVGCSSESPGDRMDINDVFKELHLIRDIYLGVGIYRRR from the exons ATGATGGCTTTTAACTCAGtccttttacttctttttctCCGTTGCAGCAGCTGCATGAGCTTGGCACATTCACAATCAAGAGGAGGATCAAATGGAACAGATCGGCTAGCCTTATTGGCAATCAAGGCTTACATAACCAATGATCCCTTTCATGTTGTGAGCTCCTGGAATGACTCTGTCCCCTATTGCGAGTGGCCAGGCGTTATATGTGGTGGTCGCCGACATCCAAACAGGGTGAGAACCTTGGATTTACATTCCAGTGGATTGGAGGGGTCTGTGGCTCCAGAAATTGGAAACCTCAGTTTTCTTCGAAAGATTTCCCTCCAAAACAACAGCTTTCATGGTGAAATCCCTCATGAAGTAAGCTTTCTATCCAAGCTTCGTTTTTTATTACTGGGCAACAATTCCTTTGAAGGGAAAATCCCACCTAACATATCACGTTGCTCCAACCTTATACAACTCACTTTAGGTTCCAACAATTTTATGGGGAAAATTCCTGTAGAACTTGGAACCTTGTCTAAGCTTCAATTCTTTGCTTTTCATAAGAACAGATTGACAGGACAGATCCCACCTTCCTTTGGGAATCTTTCATCTCTCAAAACTTTTTCTGCAGGATACAATGATTTTAATGGAAGTATTCCAGATTTTCTTGGCCAAATGACAAGATTAATGTTTCTTGGGCTTAGTGAGAACAAGTTTTCTGGTTCTATCCCTTCCACTATTTATAATCTTTCCTCACTTGGTGCTTTTGATGTCTCATTCAATCAACTTCAGGGGGGTTTATCACCAAAATTAGGATTCAGTTTTCCTAATCTATGGCGGCTTTCGatttttaaaaatcattttcatgGACCAATTCCAATTTCTATGTCCAATTTGTCGAGACTCCAAATATTTCTTGCTTCAGACAATAGTTTTACTGGGAAAGTGGATATTGATTTTGGAGGGCTATCAGATCTCCTTCAGTTTTCATTGGTTGGGAATCAGTTGGGAAATGGAGAGGTTGATGACTTGAATTTTATCAACACATTGACCAACTGTAGTAGTTTAACAAATTTGGAGATTGGTGATAATTGGTTTGGTGGAGTGCTCCCCAATTCCATAGCAAACTTATCAACCCAACTCACAGAGCTCTCATTTGAAATGAATCAAATATCTGGAGACATCCCAGTGGGGATAGGGAACCTTGTAAGTTTACAATACTTGGGTCTATTTAGTAACTTACTAAAAGGAAGTATTCCAACTTCAATTGGGAGACTTCAAATGCTTCAGATACTCTATTTAGATCATAACAGATTGACAGGGCCAAtcccttcttctcttggaaACTTGACACTATTGATTGAGCTCTATCTAAGTTCTAATCGCTTGGAAGGAAGAATACCTTCAAGtcttaaaaaatccaaaaatctgTTACGCTTGAGTCTTTctgataatattttcaatggTATCATCCCCAAAGCGATGTTTGATATTTCCTCATTAGTAGAGCTATACTTGGGTGGAAATTCTTTCATTGGTTCTCTACCTTTGGACGTGGGTCGACTGATCAATCTTGAAATCCTAAATATTTCTGAAAACATGCTCTCAGGGGAAATCCCTGGCACCTTTGCTGCTTGTACAAACCTAGAGTACCTTTTGATGGGGAGTAACTTATTTCAAGGATCTATACCATTGTCTCTGAGTACTCTAAGAGGTCTTCAAGATTTAGATCTTTCACACAATAACCTCTCTGGTTTTATCCCAAAATATTTGAGTACATTTAAGGTCTTAAGAAAGCTAAATTTATCATTTAATCATTTGGAAGGTGAAGTATCAACAGATGGAGTCTTTGGAAATTTAAGTGCAGTTTCAATCATTGGAAACAACAAACTTTGTGGAGGTATACCAAAACTTCATTTGCCAGCATGCCAAACTCAAAAGTCAAAAGATGGCAGGCCTCATGTTTTCAAGTTGATAGTCATTATATGTGGTTGTGGGGGCTCTCTATGTTTGACTTCTATGGcactttttttcattatctacCGGAGAAGAAATAGACGGAAAGAACCCACTTTATTTTTGATTGAGGATCCTCATTTTAAGATCTCTTATGCCCAACTCCTTAAAGCTACTGATGGATTTTCTTCTACAAATTTGATTGGAGTGGGGAGTTTTGGTTCTGTCTATAAAGGAGTTCTCAATCATGGGGAAACTATTGTTGCGGTAAAGGTCCTTAACATTAGACAAAGAGGTGCTTCCAAAAGTTTCATGGTTGAATGTCAATCCCTTAGAAACATTCGGCATCGTAATCTTGTAAAAATCTTAACATCTTGCTCAAGTATAGATTTTGAAGGCAATGATTTTAAGGCTTTAGTATATGAGTACATGCCTGGTGGAAATTTGGAGAGTTGGTTATATACACATTCAAATGGCATACAAGATGAACAAAGGCATTTAAACCTTATTCAAAGATTGAATATTGCCATTGATATGGCAACAGCATTGGATTATCTTCACCATCATTGTCATACGCAAATTATTCACTGTGATCTAAAGCCAAGCAATATTCTTCTCGATGGTGACTTGACTGCACATTTGGGTGATTTTGGGATATCAAAAATTCTTTCAAAAGCCACAAGTATATCTCAAAATCATACTAGCTCAATTGGAATAAAGGGATCTATTGGATACATTGCACCAG AGTATGGTGCAGGTGCTGATGTTTCAACGCATGGTGATGTCTATAGTTTTGGGATTCTCTTATTAGAGATGTTTACTGGGAAGCGGCCTACTCATGAAATGTTCAAAGATAGCTTTACTCTTCATAGCTGGGCTGATATGGCTTTGCATGATGGAGTGATGGCTATCATCGATCCATCACTTCTCCCtatggaagaagatgaagaagaagtagCAACAACTGCAACAAACATAATTGGAAGTCAAATATGCATGAAGGATATAGTGCAAGAGTGCCTTAATTCAGTTATTAGAATTGGAGTTGGCTGCTCATCTGAATCACCGGGGGATCGAATGGACATAAATGATGTGTTCAAAGAGCTACATCTGATCAGGGATATTTATCTTGGAGTTGGTATTTACCGAAGAAGATGA